One window from the genome of Marinobacter sp. es.048 encodes:
- a CDS encoding acyl-CoA dehydrogenase C-terminal domain-containing protein: MPEYKAPLRDIKFVMTELLNSEQHYANLEGAEDATPDMVDAIIGEGAKFCEQVLSPLNQVGDKEGCTWSEDGVKTPTGFKEAYKQYIEGGWPSMNADPNYGGQGLPGSLGLVMSEMVGTANWSFGMYPGLSHGATNTIEEHGTEEQKQTYLTKLISGEWTGTMCLTEPHCGSDLGTLRTKAEPNADGTYAITGTKIFISAGEHDMAENIVHIVLARLPGAPEGTKGISLFIVPKCLPNEDGSAGERNAVSCGSIEHKMGIHGNATCVMNFDGAKGWLIGPENKGLNCMFTFMNVARIGTAIQGLGAAELGFQGSLAYAKERLAMRSLSGAKNPEGIADPIIVHPDVRRMLLTQKAVAEGARALIYLTAQQADVVKSGKTEEERRAADEALGFLTPIAKAFLTEIGYEAANLGMQVFGGHGFISEWGMEQNVRDARIGMIYEGTTGIQALDLLGRKVLMTQGESLKGFTKQVHLFCKENAEDEQLKEFIEPLAAMNKEWGELTTKIGMSAMKNREEVGAASVDYLMYSGYAVFAYLWARMAKVALDKMVEGTTEEMFYNAKIQTARFYFKRMLPRAKGHAESMLAGADSLMDMPEEAFAI; this comes from the coding sequence ATGCCTGAGTACAAAGCGCCCCTGCGTGACATCAAATTCGTAATGACCGAGCTGCTGAACAGCGAGCAGCACTACGCCAACCTGGAAGGTGCCGAAGACGCCACTCCGGATATGGTGGATGCCATTATCGGGGAAGGTGCCAAGTTCTGTGAGCAGGTTCTGTCTCCTCTGAACCAGGTAGGTGACAAAGAAGGCTGTACCTGGAGCGAAGACGGCGTCAAGACGCCGACTGGCTTCAAGGAAGCCTACAAGCAATACATTGAAGGCGGCTGGCCGTCCATGAACGCTGACCCCAACTATGGTGGGCAAGGTCTGCCGGGCTCCCTGGGCCTTGTCATGAGCGAGATGGTTGGTACCGCCAACTGGTCCTTTGGCATGTACCCCGGTCTGAGCCACGGTGCAACCAACACCATCGAAGAGCATGGTACCGAAGAGCAGAAGCAGACCTACCTGACCAAGCTGATCAGTGGTGAGTGGACTGGCACAATGTGTCTGACAGAGCCGCATTGCGGTTCTGATCTCGGCACCCTTCGCACCAAAGCAGAGCCGAATGCCGACGGCACTTACGCCATCACTGGTACCAAGATCTTTATCTCTGCTGGTGAGCACGACATGGCCGAGAACATCGTCCATATCGTTCTGGCGCGTTTGCCGGGTGCACCCGAAGGCACCAAGGGGATCTCTCTGTTCATCGTGCCCAAGTGCCTGCCGAATGAAGATGGCTCTGCCGGCGAGCGCAACGCGGTTTCCTGTGGCTCCATCGAACACAAGATGGGTATCCACGGCAACGCCACCTGCGTAATGAATTTCGATGGCGCCAAGGGCTGGCTGATCGGGCCTGAGAACAAAGGCCTGAACTGCATGTTCACTTTCATGAACGTGGCGAGAATTGGGACCGCAATTCAGGGTCTTGGAGCGGCTGAGCTGGGCTTCCAGGGCTCTCTGGCCTACGCCAAGGAGCGTCTGGCGATGCGTTCCTTGAGTGGCGCCAAGAATCCGGAGGGTATTGCTGATCCGATTATTGTGCATCCGGACGTGCGTCGCATGTTGCTGACCCAGAAAGCCGTTGCCGAAGGCGCTCGTGCCCTGATTTATCTGACTGCTCAACAAGCCGATGTTGTAAAAAGCGGAAAAACCGAAGAAGAGCGTCGCGCTGCAGACGAAGCTCTGGGCTTCCTGACACCGATCGCCAAGGCGTTCCTGACCGAGATCGGTTACGAGGCAGCCAACCTGGGTATGCAGGTATTCGGCGGCCACGGCTTCATCTCCGAGTGGGGTATGGAGCAGAACGTTCGTGACGCCCGCATCGGCATGATCTACGAAGGCACCACCGGTATCCAGGCGCTGGATCTGCTGGGCCGCAAGGTTCTGATGACCCAGGGCGAATCCCTGAAGGGCTTCACCAAGCAGGTGCACCTGTTCTGCAAGGAAAACGCGGAAGACGAGCAGCTGAAGGAATTCATCGAGCCGCTGGCAGCCATGAACAAGGAATGGGGCGAGCTGACCACCAAGATCGGCATGTCTGCCATGAAGAACCGTGAGGAAGTGGGTGCGGCCTCCGTGGACTACCTGATGTATTCCGGTTACGCCGTGTTCGCCTACCTGTGGGCCCGTATGGCGAAGGTTGCCCTGGACAAGATGGTTGAGGGCACCACCGAGGAAATGTTCTACAACGCCAAGATCCAGACCGCGCGCTTCTACTTCAAGCGCATGCTGCCCCGGGCCAAGGGCCACGCAGAAAGCATGCTGGCCGGCGCCGACAGCCTGATGGACATGCCGGAGGAAGCCTTCGCCATCTAA
- a CDS encoding acyl-CoA dehydrogenase C-terminal domain-containing protein — translation MADYQAPLRDMRFVLNEVFDASALWASLPRVAEHVDPETADAILEEAGKISSGVLAPLNREGDEQGCKWNDGEVTSPDGFKEAYQTIVEGGWNGLGGNPDFGGMGMPKTLVAQFEEMMQGANMAFGLAPMLTAGACLALDAHGSDELKEKYLPNMYSGVWSGAMDLTEPHAGTDLGIIRTKAEPNDDGSFSVTGTKIFITWGEHDMAENIVHLVLAKLPDAPKGPKGISMFLVPKFPVNEDGSLGERNSFSCGSLEKKMGIKGSATCVMNFDGAKGWLVGEENKGLAAMFTMMNYERLGVGIQGIGAAEASLQSAREYALDRIQSRAPTGAQQPEKAADPILVHPDVRRMLLTMKGYVEGGRTFSTYVAQWLDIAKYAEDDERRKHAEGMVALLTPVAKAFLTDRGLDACIMGQQVFGGHGFIREWGQEQLVRDCRITQIYEGTNGIQALDLMGRKVVGTQGKLYELFAQDVANFLEANSGDEYLRPFLEPLAAAVERLDDVTEHVIKQAGDNPDAVGAASVDYLDLFGLTALGYMWAKIVKAAAPQAEADTSGFYSGKLKTARFYFDRLLPKTVSLAEGIRSGSDSMMALTAEEF, via the coding sequence ATGGCTGATTATCAGGCACCCCTACGTGACATGCGTTTCGTTCTGAACGAGGTTTTCGATGCCTCCGCCCTGTGGGCCTCACTGCCCAGGGTTGCTGAGCATGTGGACCCGGAAACCGCAGACGCGATTCTTGAAGAAGCCGGCAAGATCAGCAGTGGTGTGCTTGCGCCCCTGAACCGCGAGGGCGACGAACAAGGCTGCAAATGGAACGACGGTGAGGTGACCTCGCCGGACGGCTTCAAGGAGGCCTACCAGACCATCGTTGAAGGCGGCTGGAACGGCCTCGGCGGTAACCCGGACTTTGGCGGCATGGGCATGCCCAAGACCCTGGTGGCTCAGTTTGAGGAAATGATGCAGGGCGCCAACATGGCGTTTGGGCTGGCCCCTATGCTTACGGCCGGTGCCTGTCTGGCTCTGGACGCCCACGGCAGTGATGAGCTGAAAGAAAAATACCTGCCCAACATGTACTCCGGCGTCTGGTCCGGTGCCATGGATCTGACAGAGCCCCACGCCGGGACCGATCTGGGTATTATCCGCACCAAGGCCGAGCCCAATGACGACGGCTCATTCAGCGTCACAGGCACCAAGATCTTCATTACTTGGGGCGAGCACGACATGGCGGAGAACATCGTCCACCTGGTGCTGGCCAAGCTCCCGGACGCACCGAAAGGTCCCAAGGGCATTTCCATGTTCCTGGTACCCAAATTCCCGGTGAATGAAGACGGCTCTCTGGGCGAGCGCAACAGCTTCAGCTGTGGCTCGCTCGAGAAGAAAATGGGCATCAAGGGTTCTGCTACCTGCGTGATGAACTTCGATGGCGCCAAAGGCTGGCTGGTCGGCGAAGAGAACAAGGGCCTGGCTGCCATGTTCACCATGATGAACTACGAGCGCCTGGGTGTCGGTATCCAGGGTATCGGCGCTGCCGAGGCTTCTCTGCAAAGTGCCCGGGAATACGCCCTGGACCGTATTCAGAGCCGTGCCCCAACCGGGGCTCAACAGCCTGAGAAGGCCGCAGACCCAATCCTTGTGCACCCGGATGTCCGCCGCATGCTGCTTACCATGAAAGGCTATGTTGAAGGCGGTCGTACCTTCTCAACCTACGTGGCCCAGTGGTTGGATATCGCCAAGTACGCAGAAGATGATGAGCGTCGCAAGCACGCTGAGGGCATGGTGGCGTTGCTGACACCGGTCGCCAAGGCATTCCTGACCGATCGCGGCCTGGATGCCTGTATCATGGGCCAGCAGGTCTTCGGTGGCCATGGTTTCATCCGGGAGTGGGGTCAGGAGCAACTGGTTCGTGACTGCCGCATTACCCAGATCTACGAAGGGACCAACGGTATTCAGGCGCTGGACCTGATGGGCCGGAAGGTGGTCGGGACCCAGGGTAAGCTTTACGAACTGTTTGCCCAGGATGTGGCGAACTTCCTCGAGGCGAACAGCGGTGACGAGTACCTGCGCCCGTTTCTCGAGCCCCTTGCGGCTGCGGTTGAGCGCCTGGATGATGTCACCGAGCATGTCATCAAGCAGGCCGGCGACAATCCGGACGCCGTTGGTGCCGCGTCCGTCGACTATCTGGACCTGTTCGGTCTGACGGCTCTGGGTTATATGTGGGCGAAGATCGTCAAAGCAGCGGCACCTCAGGCCGAGGCGGATACTTCTGGCTTCTATAGCGGTAAACTGAAGACAGCGCGCTTCTACTTTGATCGTCTGTTGCCAAAGACGGTTTCGCTGGCTGAAGGTATTCGCAGTGGCAGTGACTCAATGATGGCGCTGACTGCAGAAGAATTCTGA
- a CDS encoding endonuclease, giving the protein MKKFLLIPTAICLLLTTTLVIGQNTRFSDPETVVSDHFWGDLYASGGNSFFCNTAFTSKGFVLTDGYVYPLADVRSALDCGTSRECEQDNRYRQIASDMHNMVPVRSRTEMRRRNARYEDLGSSVSEDECGIRQSAQFFEPPVRVKGDVARTVAYMVDTYDLPWLGSSAVFKGWNRLDPPDDGELTRHRRIAEIQGNDNPFVTNPERMERL; this is encoded by the coding sequence ATGAAAAAATTCTTACTGATACCCACAGCAATCTGTCTGTTGCTTACCACCACCCTCGTTATTGGTCAGAATACCCGGTTCAGCGATCCGGAGACCGTTGTTTCCGATCATTTCTGGGGCGACTTATACGCCAGTGGCGGCAACTCCTTCTTCTGCAACACCGCTTTCACAAGTAAAGGTTTCGTGCTGACAGACGGCTACGTATACCCATTGGCAGATGTTCGCAGCGCACTCGACTGCGGCACATCACGTGAATGTGAACAGGACAATCGCTACCGTCAGATCGCGTCCGACATGCATAACATGGTACCGGTGCGTAGCCGGACCGAGATGCGGCGCCGCAATGCCCGTTACGAGGACCTCGGATCGTCGGTCAGTGAGGATGAGTGTGGCATCCGCCAGAGCGCTCAGTTCTTTGAGCCGCCTGTCAGGGTCAAGGGCGATGTTGCGCGCACCGTTGCGTATATGGTGGACACCTATGACCTGCCCTGGCTGGGCTCCTCTGCGGTTTTCAAGGGTTGGAACCGCCTGGACCCGCCTGATGATGGCGAGCTCACCCGTCACCGGCGCATTGCCGAAATCCAGGGCAACGACAACCCTTTCGTCACCAATCCAGAGCGGATGGAGCGACTATAA
- the holA gene encoding DNA polymerase III subunit delta, protein MKTNPGQLSQLLKKGLSPVYLISGDEPLLVQECCDQIRKTAKEAGFHDRLTFHADHQLDWNAVGEEFSAMSLFAEKRRIEIHLPTGKLGDGRAVLEQVLADPPEDIILLLISARLDAPETRRKWYKELQGKGVHVPVWPVDADKFQGWLQQRASNRGLSLTRGALAIMSERLEGNLLAASQELDRLSLLANGNTIDEETVEQAVQDSSRFNGFELVTELISGRAPHAGKMITVLQQEGENPLGLLSVLSRDLNLLLELKSSGGQSENPAAFLKKRGVFQPQRARALEQAARRLNRFQLLEAITLCSQIDRAAKGFDTLTPWHYLRDMSALLAGRS, encoded by the coding sequence ATGAAAACCAATCCGGGACAGTTATCCCAGCTCCTGAAAAAGGGCCTTTCTCCCGTCTATCTCATATCCGGTGACGAACCGCTGCTGGTCCAGGAGTGTTGTGATCAGATTCGAAAGACTGCGAAAGAAGCAGGCTTCCACGACCGCCTGACCTTCCATGCAGACCATCAGCTGGACTGGAATGCCGTTGGCGAAGAATTCAGTGCCATGTCGCTGTTCGCTGAGAAACGGCGCATTGAGATTCATCTGCCAACCGGCAAGCTTGGTGACGGCCGCGCAGTACTGGAACAAGTGCTGGCTGACCCTCCCGAAGATATCATCCTGCTGCTGATCAGCGCTCGCCTGGACGCACCGGAAACCCGCCGCAAATGGTACAAGGAGCTCCAGGGGAAAGGGGTGCACGTACCGGTTTGGCCGGTAGATGCCGACAAATTCCAGGGCTGGCTCCAGCAGAGAGCCAGCAACCGTGGTCTGAGCCTGACCCGGGGCGCCCTGGCCATCATGAGCGAACGCCTCGAAGGCAATCTGCTTGCCGCCAGTCAGGAGCTCGACAGGCTATCGCTGCTGGCGAACGGCAACACCATCGACGAGGAAACCGTTGAGCAGGCAGTCCAGGACAGCTCCCGGTTCAATGGCTTTGAACTGGTGACAGAATTGATCAGTGGCCGGGCACCTCACGCCGGTAAGATGATCACCGTTCTGCAGCAAGAGGGAGAAAACCCGCTGGGCCTGTTGTCCGTCCTCAGCCGCGACCTGAACCTCCTGCTTGAATTGAAGTCTTCAGGCGGTCAGTCGGAAAATCCCGCCGCCTTTCTGAAAAAGCGGGGGGTATTTCAACCCCAAAGAGCCCGAGCCCTGGAGCAGGCCGCGCGCCGACTGAACCGCTTCCAACTGCTCGAGGCCATCACCCTTTGCAGCCAGATTGATCGGGCCGCCAAAGGCTTCGACACCCTGACACCCTGGCATTATTTGCGAGACATGTCCGCGCTGCTAGCCGGCCGTTCCTGA
- the lptE gene encoding LPS assembly lipoprotein LptE: MPRHAPLKSSAHLMLTAAMAVLLAGCGFQLRGAPPVSSALEPLAVDCSSQVPDNLCRSLREQLSLGNIRVAPVADADYILRLKNFERDRRASAITAQAAAAEYTLRHSVDLEVVSADRVPMVATTRLTTSESYRYDETNVLARQREEETLRQQMDDRLAQQVIFRLAPLTPQRIDAIRAEYQRNQEADAQATGQP; the protein is encoded by the coding sequence ATGCCCCGGCACGCCCCTCTGAAATCCTCAGCTCACCTGATGTTGACCGCTGCTATGGCGGTGCTGCTTGCGGGCTGCGGATTCCAGTTGCGGGGTGCTCCACCGGTTTCTTCGGCCCTTGAGCCTCTTGCTGTCGATTGCTCATCACAGGTGCCCGATAACCTGTGCCGTTCCTTACGTGAACAGCTCAGTCTAGGCAACATCCGTGTCGCGCCAGTTGCAGACGCCGACTACATTTTGCGGCTGAAAAACTTCGAGCGGGACCGTCGGGCAAGTGCCATCACAGCCCAGGCCGCAGCGGCCGAATACACGCTGCGTCACTCCGTGGACCTTGAAGTGGTCAGCGCAGACCGGGTTCCCATGGTAGCCACAACACGCCTGACCACCAGCGAAAGTTACCGGTACGACGAAACTAACGTTCTGGCAAGACAGCGGGAAGAGGAAACCCTGCGCCAGCAAATGGACGATCGCCTTGCGCAACAGGTGATATTCCGGCTGGCACCTTTGACCCCACAGAGAATCGACGCCATTCGGGCAGAATACCAGCGTAACCAGGAAGCCGACGCCCAAGCCACAGGCCAGCCATGA
- the leuS gene encoding leucine--tRNA ligase, with the protein MDEQYNPRDVEQNARNFWEENKTFMVKEEPGKPKYYCLSMFPYPSGKLHMGHVRNYTIGDVISRYQRMQGKNVMQPMGWDAFGLPAENAAIANKTAPAKWTYANIEYMKNQLKQLGFGYDWERELATCKPDYYRWEQWFFARLYEKGLVYKKMSTVNWDPVDQTVLANEQVVDGRGWRSGALVEQKKIPQWFIRITDYAEELLHDLDELEDWPEQVKTMQRNWIGKSEGTELTFPLKGRDTGLTVYTTRPDTLMGVSYMAVAAEHPLAKEAAERHRDVAEFVEECRNSKTAEAELATMEKRGIDTGFKAVHPLTQEEIPIWVANFVLTDYGTGALMAVPGHDERDHEFARKYKLPIKQVIAARDGHEIDVQEEAFTEKGTLVSSGKYSGLTSEEAFDEIASYLEEHNIGKRTVNYRLRDWGVSRQRYWGAPIPMMTLEDGTEMPVPDDKLPVRLPEDVEMDGVQSPIKADPEWCKTEFNGQPATLETDTFDTFMESSWYYARFCSPNYDKGMLDPSAANYWLPVDQYIGGIEHAILHLLYARFFHKLLRDVGLVTSSEPFNRLLCQGMVLAETYYREDGKGGKVWISPADVTVERDEKGQPVRAVHKEDGDPVVSGGVTKMSKSKNNGIDPQAIIDEHGADTVRLFMMFAAPPEQSLEWSDSGVEGAHRFLKRVWRLVNEHAAAGAAPALDAASLNDNQKTLRRKTHETIAKVSDDISRRLTFNTAIAAVMELLNDVGKLQGDEPQTRAVRQEALDTAVLVLSPIVPHICHTLWQALGHEEPVVDATWPKADEAAMVRSQIQVVLQVNGKVRAKEDVPADISKADLEKLALENENVMRFTEGATVRKVIVVPGKLVNVVAN; encoded by the coding sequence ATGGACGAGCAATACAATCCCCGTGACGTAGAACAGAATGCCCGTAATTTCTGGGAAGAGAACAAGACCTTTATGGTCAAGGAAGAACCGGGCAAACCCAAGTACTACTGCCTGTCCATGTTCCCCTACCCCAGTGGCAAGCTGCACATGGGGCATGTCCGTAACTACACCATCGGCGATGTCATTTCCCGCTACCAGCGTATGCAGGGCAAGAACGTGATGCAGCCCATGGGCTGGGATGCCTTTGGCCTGCCCGCCGAGAACGCTGCCATTGCCAACAAGACCGCACCGGCCAAGTGGACCTACGCCAACATCGAATACATGAAAAACCAGCTCAAGCAACTGGGCTTCGGCTACGACTGGGAGCGCGAGCTGGCGACCTGCAAGCCGGATTACTATCGCTGGGAGCAGTGGTTCTTCGCCCGCCTGTATGAGAAGGGCCTGGTGTACAAGAAGATGTCCACGGTTAACTGGGACCCGGTGGACCAGACGGTTCTGGCCAACGAGCAGGTTGTGGACGGCCGGGGCTGGCGCTCCGGGGCGCTGGTGGAACAGAAGAAGATTCCCCAGTGGTTTATCCGCATTACCGATTACGCCGAAGAACTTCTGCACGATCTGGATGAGCTGGAAGACTGGCCCGAGCAGGTCAAGACCATGCAGCGCAACTGGATCGGCAAGTCGGAAGGTACCGAGCTGACCTTCCCACTGAAAGGCCGGGACACTGGCCTGACCGTTTATACCACACGCCCCGACACCCTGATGGGCGTGAGTTATATGGCCGTGGCGGCTGAGCATCCGCTGGCCAAAGAGGCGGCGGAGCGTCATCGCGATGTGGCTGAATTTGTCGAGGAGTGCCGCAACAGCAAGACCGCGGAGGCCGAGCTGGCGACCATGGAGAAGCGCGGCATCGACACCGGTTTCAAGGCTGTCCATCCGCTGACCCAGGAAGAAATTCCGATCTGGGTCGCCAACTTCGTTCTGACCGATTACGGCACAGGCGCCCTGATGGCCGTTCCGGGCCACGACGAGCGGGACCATGAATTCGCCCGCAAGTACAAGCTGCCCATCAAGCAGGTTATTGCCGCCCGGGATGGCCATGAAATTGATGTGCAGGAAGAGGCGTTTACCGAAAAAGGCACGCTGGTGTCTTCCGGCAAGTACAGCGGCCTGACTAGCGAAGAAGCCTTCGACGAGATCGCCAGTTACCTGGAAGAACACAACATTGGTAAGCGCACCGTGAACTACCGCCTGCGCGACTGGGGCGTATCCCGCCAGCGTTACTGGGGTGCTCCGATTCCGATGATGACCCTGGAAGACGGCACCGAGATGCCGGTGCCTGATGACAAGCTGCCGGTCCGTCTGCCGGAAGATGTGGAAATGGACGGCGTCCAGTCTCCCATCAAGGCCGACCCCGAATGGTGCAAAACCGAATTCAATGGCCAGCCGGCAACTCTGGAAACCGACACCTTTGATACGTTCATGGAGTCCTCCTGGTACTACGCCCGGTTCTGCAGCCCCAACTATGACAAGGGCATGCTGGACCCCTCTGCGGCCAACTACTGGCTGCCGGTGGATCAGTATATCGGCGGCATTGAGCACGCCATTCTGCACCTGCTGTACGCCCGTTTCTTCCACAAGCTGCTCCGGGATGTCGGGCTGGTAACCAGTTCCGAGCCGTTTAACCGGCTGCTTTGCCAGGGTATGGTTCTGGCCGAGACCTATTACCGCGAGGACGGGAAAGGCGGCAAGGTGTGGATCTCCCCAGCCGACGTGACCGTTGAGCGGGACGAAAAAGGCCAGCCTGTTCGGGCGGTGCACAAGGAAGATGGTGACCCGGTGGTTTCCGGCGGCGTCACCAAGATGTCGAAGTCCAAGAACAATGGTATTGATCCCCAGGCCATTATTGATGAGCACGGCGCCGATACCGTTCGCCTTTTCATGATGTTTGCGGCCCCGCCAGAACAGTCCCTGGAGTGGTCAGACAGCGGTGTCGAAGGAGCACACCGGTTCCTCAAGCGGGTCTGGCGTCTGGTGAATGAGCACGCCGCCGCTGGTGCCGCGCCCGCTCTCGACGCGGCGAGCCTGAACGATAACCAGAAAACCCTGCGGCGCAAGACTCACGAAACCATTGCAAAAGTCAGTGACGACATCAGCCGTCGGCTAACCTTCAACACGGCCATTGCCGCCGTGATGGAGCTGCTCAACGATGTTGGCAAACTCCAGGGTGACGAGCCACAGACCCGGGCGGTCCGCCAGGAAGCCCTTGATACTGCGGTGCTTGTGCTGTCGCCGATCGTTCCTCACATCTGCCATACCCTCTGGCAGGCGCTCGGTCATGAGGAGCCAGTCGTTGATGCAACCTGGCCAAAAGCCGATGAAGCGGCCATGGTTCGCAGCCAGATCCAGGTAGTACTGCAGGTGAATGGCAAAGTTCGCGCCAAAGAAGATGTGCCTGCCGACATTAGCAAGGCGGACCTCGAAAAGCTGGCTTTGGAGAACGAGAACGTCATGCGCTTTACCGAGGGCGCAACGGTGCGCAAAGTTATCGTGGTCCCCGGCAAACTCGTGAACGTGGTGGCGAACTGA
- a CDS encoding zinc ribbon-containing protein, with the protein MTTPERSHLSGKALEVYDRMLERVKTRLHDLQETSLQNLEEEVDKAVEFEYELGEMTRDEANLLGAYLQRDLEHLLHFVEETGEGLSEWLQLDIALLEHQLADSLFSVADKTVVDFLELKQKLENKEVGQYISGEVATAGMFQCLNCGHMRCLTATSHLEPCEACGSHYYERVTSRWPKQEE; encoded by the coding sequence ATGACAACACCAGAAAGAAGTCATCTCTCAGGAAAGGCACTGGAAGTGTATGACCGTATGCTGGAGCGGGTAAAAACGCGTCTCCATGACCTGCAAGAAACATCGCTCCAGAACCTTGAGGAAGAGGTCGACAAGGCGGTGGAGTTCGAGTACGAACTGGGGGAAATGACCCGGGATGAAGCAAATCTTCTCGGTGCCTATCTGCAGCGGGATCTTGAACATCTGCTGCATTTTGTGGAGGAGACCGGCGAGGGCCTGAGTGAATGGTTGCAGCTCGATATCGCGCTGCTGGAACACCAGTTGGCGGATAGCCTGTTCTCCGTTGCCGATAAAACCGTCGTAGACTTCCTGGAACTCAAGCAGAAACTGGAAAACAAGGAAGTGGGCCAGTATATCTCAGGCGAGGTGGCCACCGCAGGGATGTTCCAGTGCCTTAACTGCGGGCACATGCGTTGCCTGACGGCCACCAGCCACCTGGAACCCTGCGAAGCCTGCGGCTCCCACTACTACGAGCGGGTTACGAGCCGCTGGCCGAAACAGGAGGAATGA